Proteins from a genomic interval of Shewanella seohaensis:
- a CDS encoding flagellar assembly protein FlgT, with protein sequence MNILRKNLLIISSLLLFAAPANAEWVEASGEAVITNGNIAQAREEAINQAVSYATLSTGIQITSEQQTTNGNLTQNSFAINRYAQAISIQLVSERIQGNKIYVSLRLDLNDDPTQQCPAGQLKAAILIPQAQIKDRAQLRYGQLSGFEEVISEKLGNSIDGYSSTGFSHIHAKERLDIAQELVDIRGYRLPSWLSEITDSQYILLPQIIDISTEPVQSTFMGWWDEAPLRQFQFKLSLYHGISGEEVWSKTYSTSAPWEFEEQAIIAPNSDRFWRSSYGRNISQIMQEATRDIDNTLNCRPLLGQVVSRQGDRIILNLGRKHGIRVGDKFQVVLQQNLPDRLNEMRAVATKSRATVKIEQVSEESATAVLVDQNAAYNVQINDIALKI encoded by the coding sequence ATGAACATACTAAGAAAGAACTTGCTCATAATCAGCAGCCTACTGCTATTTGCTGCACCGGCAAACGCCGAATGGGTCGAGGCCAGTGGAGAAGCGGTGATCACCAATGGCAACATCGCCCAAGCACGTGAAGAAGCCATCAATCAAGCGGTGAGTTATGCCACGCTCAGTACCGGTATCCAAATCACCAGCGAACAGCAAACTACTAACGGCAACTTAACGCAAAACAGCTTTGCGATTAATCGTTATGCCCAGGCGATTAGCATTCAATTGGTGAGCGAGCGTATTCAAGGCAATAAAATCTATGTATCCCTCAGGCTCGATCTCAATGATGACCCAACCCAGCAATGCCCGGCAGGCCAATTAAAGGCCGCCATCTTAATTCCCCAAGCGCAAATAAAAGACCGAGCACAGTTACGCTACGGACAATTATCGGGATTTGAAGAAGTCATCTCCGAGAAACTGGGTAATAGTATTGATGGCTACTCATCTACTGGTTTTAGCCATATCCATGCCAAAGAGCGGCTTGATATTGCACAGGAACTCGTCGATATCCGCGGCTATCGACTCCCCAGTTGGTTGAGTGAAATCACCGATAGCCAATATATTTTATTGCCACAAATCATCGATATATCGACTGAGCCAGTGCAATCTACCTTTATGGGATGGTGGGATGAAGCGCCACTCAGACAATTCCAATTTAAGCTCAGTCTCTATCACGGCATTAGCGGCGAGGAAGTATGGAGCAAAACCTACAGTACCTCTGCCCCGTGGGAGTTTGAAGAACAGGCCATCATAGCCCCTAATAGTGACCGATTTTGGCGTTCATCCTATGGCAGAAATATCAGCCAAATCATGCAAGAAGCAACTCGAGATATAGACAACACGCTCAATTGCAGACCACTATTAGGACAAGTCGTCAGCCGTCAAGGCGATAGAATTATCCTCAACTTAGGTCGCAAACACGGCATTCGAGTTGGCGATAAATTCCAGGTCGTGTTACAACAAAACTTGCCCGATAGACTCAACGAAATGCGTGCCGTCGCCACCAAAAGCCGAGCAACGGTAAAAATCGAACAAGTCAGCGAAGAAAGTGCAACTGCGGTCCTAGTTGACCAAAATGCAGCTTACAATGTTCAGATAAACGACATCGCGCTTAAGATTTAA
- a CDS encoding chalcone isomerase family protein: MKLLSTLTLTTALLFPLFTQAIEVSGVQVADSITLDAQALQLNGVGVRSKFFMDLYVGSLYVPTPSKTMTEVINAPVAAIRLNITSGMITSEKMRDAITEGFEHATADNTTDIQPQIDAFMALFKDEIKEGDQFTLVANKSRGVTAYKNGQEQATIEGEMFRQALLKIWLGEKPAQKSLKEAMLGQ; this comes from the coding sequence ATGAAGTTACTCTCAACCCTGACGCTAACTACCGCTTTGCTTTTTCCACTATTCACCCAAGCTATAGAAGTCTCTGGTGTCCAAGTCGCCGACAGCATCACGCTCGACGCTCAGGCGCTGCAATTGAATGGCGTTGGTGTTCGCAGCAAATTCTTTATGGATTTGTATGTGGGTAGTCTGTATGTCCCCACCCCGAGCAAAACCATGACCGAGGTGATCAATGCCCCGGTTGCGGCGATTCGCCTCAATATTACGTCAGGAATGATTACGTCCGAGAAAATGCGTGATGCGATAACCGAAGGTTTTGAGCACGCGACCGCCGATAATACGACCGACATTCAGCCACAAATTGACGCCTTTATGGCGCTATTTAAGGATGAAATCAAAGAAGGCGACCAATTCACCTTGGTGGCCAACAAAAGCCGTGGCGTGACCGCCTATAAAAATGGTCAAGAACAAGCCACGATTGAAGGGGAAATGTTCCGCCAGGCCTTACTCAAAATTTGGCTAGGGGAAAAACCAGCCCAGAAGAGCCTCAAAGAGGCCATGCTGGGCCAGTAA
- a CDS encoding DUF6268 family outer membrane beta-barrel protein, translating to MPFLSYAVSAAEARQPAQYKPFKLSVSQISTQSASVANGDTELQRDSLLLNASVNIPLDKQWSIGMRVGYDRLDYDWRNIRLTGANNAAGLFSDAGETWENIDRYRAGLSVSYRMDKHWSFMLSPQLQYAYADTASASHAQSYGVVASAMYAFESGNMLGFGVAYLNDIDEVRTMPYLAVSWQINDRWRLANPFQAGFSGPAGLELSYQVSPAWNVGFGNSRRTERFLVADKDTVVETNEWVSYLRAGWQATPAIALNLYAGYYFNGELEVTHQVALDMDNQGAAALDLEFRF from the coding sequence ATGCCTTTTTTAAGTTATGCCGTGTCCGCGGCTGAGGCGCGTCAACCAGCGCAATATAAACCATTTAAGCTGAGCGTATCGCAGATTAGTACCCAGAGTGCATCGGTTGCCAATGGCGATACAGAGTTGCAGCGGGACAGCTTATTACTCAACGCCAGTGTCAATATTCCCCTAGATAAACAGTGGTCAATTGGAATGCGTGTCGGTTACGATAGGCTTGATTACGATTGGCGCAATATCCGTTTAACGGGGGCGAATAACGCAGCAGGCCTGTTTAGTGATGCGGGTGAAACCTGGGAAAATATCGACCGTTACCGCGCGGGTCTATCCGTTAGCTACCGGATGGATAAGCATTGGTCCTTTATGTTGTCGCCACAACTTCAATATGCCTATGCCGATACCGCATCGGCTAGCCATGCGCAAAGTTATGGTGTAGTTGCCTCGGCCATGTATGCCTTCGAGTCGGGCAATATGCTCGGTTTTGGCGTTGCGTATTTAAACGATATCGATGAAGTGCGCACTATGCCTTATCTGGCGGTGAGTTGGCAGATTAATGATCGTTGGCGGTTAGCTAACCCCTTCCAAGCGGGATTTAGTGGCCCTGCGGGTTTGGAGCTGAGTTATCAAGTGAGCCCTGCATGGAATGTTGGCTTTGGTAATTCACGTCGCACCGAGCGATTTTTAGTCGCCGATAAGGATACCGTGGTAGAGACTAACGAGTGGGTGAGTTATCTGCGTGCCGGTTGGCAAGCTACGCCGGCTATTGCGCTGAATCTTTACGCGGGTTACTACTTCAATGGTGAGTTGGAAGTCACCCATCAAGTGGCGCTCGATATGGATAACCAAGGCGCTGCCGCCTTGGATCTCGAGTTCCGATTTTAA